A window from Gopherus evgoodei ecotype Sinaloan lineage chromosome 24, rGopEvg1_v1.p, whole genome shotgun sequence encodes these proteins:
- the LOC115639609 gene encoding LOW QUALITY PROTEIN: shematrin-like protein 2 (The sequence of the model RefSeq protein was modified relative to this genomic sequence to represent the inferred CDS: substituted 1 base at 1 genomic stop codon), whose protein sequence is MSCSSLCYPECGVTHPSPVSGSCNEPCVRQCPDSEVIIKPSPVAVTLPGPILSTLPQQSEVGAIGAPMVVPGYGGSFGVGGLYGYGGCYRGLYGYGGLGGYGGHYGYGGLCGYGGLCGYGGGYGGLCGXGGGYSYGGLGGYGGLCGYGGYGHRYHNGYYFSSSVNWVYLHHRKMSCSSLCYPECGVARPSPVSGSCNEPCVRQCPDSEVTIQPPLVVVTIPGPILSTFPQHSEVGAAGAPVVGPGYGGSYGLGGLFGYGGNYGGLYGFGGRSGYGGLSGYGGGYGGLCGYGGGYGYGGLSGYGGRYGGLCGYGGGYRGLCGYGGGYGYGGACGSGVSCHRYLSGSCTPC, encoded by the exons ATGTCTTGCTCCAGCCTGTGCTATCCAGAATGCGGGGTGACCCATCCCAGTCCAGTTTCTGGTAGCTGCAACGAGCCGTGCGttaggcagtgccctgactctGAAGTGATCATCAAACCATCACCGGTTGCTGTAACCCTCCCAGGACCAATTCTCAGCACTCTCCCTCAGCAGAGTGAAGTTGGAGCCATTGGAGCACCTATGGTTGTACCCGGCTATGGGGGCTCATTCGGTGTGGGAGGATTGTACGGCTATGGAGGCTGTTACAGAGGATTGTATGGTTACGGGGGATTAGGTGGTTATGGGGGCCATTATGGTTATGGTGGATTGTGTGGTTATGGTGGACTGTGTGGTTATGGGGGAGGTTATGGGGGACTCTGTGGTTAAGGGGGAGGTTACAGTTATGGAGGATTAGGTGGTTATGGGGGATTATGCGGTTACGGAGGATATGGCCATAGGTATCACAATGGATACT ACTTCAGCTCCTCGGTCAACTGG GTTTACCTCCATCACAGAAAGATGTCTTGCTCCAGCCTGTGCTATCCAGAATGCGGAGTGGCccgtcccagtccagtgtctggCAGCTGCAATGAGCCGTGCGttaggcagtgccctgactctGAAGTGACCATCCAGCCACCATTGGTTGTCGTGACCATCCCAGGACCAATTCTCAGCACTTTCCCTCAGCATAGtgaagtgggagctgctggagcaccTGTGGTCGGACCTGGCTATGGAGGCTCCTATGGTTTGGGGGGATTGTTCGGCTATGGAGGCAATTATGGAGGATTGTATGGTTTCGGGGGCCGTTCTGGTTATGGGGGCCTTTCTGGTTACGGGGGAGGTTACGGAGGATTGTGTGGTTATGGGGGAGGTTATGGTTATGGGGGATTGAGTGGTTACGGGGGCCGTTATGGTGGACTGTGTGGTTACGGGGGAGGTTACAGAGGATTGTGTGGTTACGGGGGAGGTTACGGTTATGGGGGAGCATGCGGTTCTGGGGTATCTTGCCATAGGTACCTGAGTGGAAGCTGTACACCATGTTAA
- the LOC115639361 gene encoding claw keratin-like, with protein sequence MSCSSLSYPECGVARPSPVSGSCNEPCVRQCPDSEVLIQPSPVVVTLPGSILSTFPQHSEVGAAGAPVVGPGYGGSYGLGGLFGYGGNYGGLYGFGGRSGYGGLSGYGGGYGGLCGYGGGYGYGGLSGYGGRYGGLCGYGGGYRGLCGYGGGYGYGGACGSGVSCHRYLSGSYTPC encoded by the coding sequence ATGTCTTGCTCCAGCCTGTCCTATCCAGAATGCGGAGTGGCccgtcccagtccagtgtctggCAGCTGCAACGAGCCGTGCGttaggcagtgccctgactctGAAGTGCTCATCCAACCATCACCGGTTGTCGTGACCCTACCAGGATCAATTCTCAGCACTTTCCCTCAGCATAGtgaagtgggagctgctggagcaccTGTGGTCGGACCTGGCTATGGAGGCTCCTATGGTTTGGGGGGATTGTTCGGCTATGGAGGCAATTATGGAGGATTGTATGGTTTCGGGGGCCGTTCTGGTTATGGGGGCCTTTCTGGTTACGGGGGAGGTTACGGAGGATTGTGTGGTTATGGGGGAGGTTATGGTTATGGGGGATTGAGTGGTTACGGGGGCCGTTATGGTGGACTGTGTGGTTACGGGGGAGGTTACAGAGGATTGTGTGGTTACGGGGGAGGTTATGGTTATGGGGGAGCATGCGGTTCTGGGGTATCTTGCCATAGGTACCTGAGTGGAAGCTATACACCATGTTAA